The following are encoded in a window of Spea bombifrons isolate aSpeBom1 chromosome 2, aSpeBom1.2.pri, whole genome shotgun sequence genomic DNA:
- the LOC128474813 gene encoding immunoglobulin superfamily member 3-like: protein MGTAGISLLLAGILVLEASLAQREVEVQRGPLFRTVGSHITIWCTVRGYQGPPQQHFRWSIYLPSAPEREVQMVSTEDASFSYAIYSQRVRGGDIYVERASGDRAVLHIRQLQERDSGEYECHTPNTDPTYHGSYSAKVNLTVIPDTLVVSAPPQTLQKVEGGSLQLSCDVSRQSAQHTHLSVSWYRGAGDQAEEVVSLGRDFMVQPGPAYAQRHAGGDVRLDKLGNSTYRLTLYHLQPSDRGDYYCQGAEWIEDPDGSWFAMTRKRSEGSEVSVQSTDREFTVRLDTERRSYRVGETAELRCVIEAQSPAERMFSVSWAFNSSLIASLSPSGVPALTGDYALREDRGEIRIAKETDSVFTLKIYRLRLDDGGKYNCRVTERERGASGELLDRESKRPKNIPITVLPLRTSLTVTVTTVSSSVLEGAPVSLTCAVASLSGPQSRLSASWYLQDRQGRRREVVRQDRDGVTWASETYRERAAAGTLRMVRTASDVFTLELEGSQRLDSGEYECRVAEWVPAGDGEWQMLGERSAESSVEVTALETGFAVTAISRTPGVSYFDTFELQCILKPHYPPWVGVSVTWRFLPAGAEPRDLVTFSRAGGVQWGERAGGFRGRSVPEKADSGHNVRLSVSRAGESQAGKYQCVAELHRREPDGNWTRLADRASNLLEIRVQRPAPRLQVAKVKRSLSVLEGSPVTLACSVLSQTGPDSRFSVLWFAHRPPGADGKLLVRSAAGAEYGTYAEEEELKNRLQLEVAASGQYTLTLLGARPEDSGNYYCHVQEWAMDPDGAWYRLSEDASGMTELHVRMPDSNLQLDQTPRNRSVPEGQSFTVACQVLNRTLPDSRLAVEWLSWRAGAPERRTLARLTADGVAPPPSEEDGVVPAPGLQLSQPAPGFFTFTLHGATEDDSGAYSCLVQEWLRNAAGRWYRRAEERSAATYISVRRPDPALSLDVSPLNVSVVDGGHFELDCVVSSRSHPDSQLAVSWALQGRAGGAGPEVLLATDRGGVWSPLAPRWEGRLQQLQLSPTLYRLRVPQVAPGDAGNYTCSVQEWLPGPRGEWYLLAQEEALLGWVSVQSEESSLQSAICSNDALFYLVFFYPFPIFGILIITILLVRFRSRPSGKTGEGKNGVPLLWIKEPHLNYSPTCLEPPVLSIHPGTID from the exons AGGCGTCCCTCGCCCAGCGAGAGGTGGAGGTCCAGCGGGGGCCTCTGTTCCGCACCGTGGGCTCCCACATCACCATCTGGTGCACGGTGCGCGGCTACCAGGGCCCCCCCCAGCAGCACTTCCGCTGGTCCATCTACCTGCCTTCTGCCCCCGAGCGCGAGGTCCAGATGGTGAGCACAGAAGACGCGTCTTTCTCCTACGCCATCTACAGCCAGCGCGTGCGCGGCGGAGACATCTACGTGGAGAGAGCGTCCGGAGACCGCGCCGTCCTGCACATCCGCCAGCTGCAGGAGCGAGACTCCGGGGAGTACGAGTGCCACACTCCCAACACTGACCCCACCTACCACGGGAGCTACAGCGCCAAGGTCAACCTGACAG TGATCCCGGACACCCTGGTGGTCTCGGCCCCCCCGCAGACGCTGCAGAAGGTGGAGGGGGGGTCTCTGCAGCTCTCCTGCGACGTGTCCCGTCAGTCCGCGCAGCACACCCACCTGTCCGTGTCGTGGTACCGGGGGGCAGGCGACCAGGCGGAGGAGGTCGTGTCCCTGGGGCGAGACTTCATGGTGCAGCCCGGACCCGCCTACGCTCAGCGGCACGCGGGGGGCGACGTGCGGCTCGACAAGCTGGGCAACAGCACTTACCGCCTCACCCTGTACCACCTGCAGCCGTCGGACCGCGGGGACTACTACTGCCAGGGGGCCGAGTGGATCGAGGACCCCGACGGATCCTGGTTCGCCATGACCCGCAAGAGGTCGGAGGGGTCAGAGGTCAGCGTCCAGAGCACAG ACAGAGAGTTCACCGTGCGCCTGGACACGGAGCGGCGCTCGTACCGCGTGGGGGAGACCGCCGAGCTGCGCTGTGTGATCGAGGCGCAGAGCCCCGCCGAGCGCATGTTCTCCGTCTCCTGGGCCTTCAACAGCTCCCTGATCGCCAGCCTCAGCCCCAGCGGCGTGCCTGCGCTGACCGGCGACTACGCGCTGCGGGAGGACCGCGGGGAGATCCGCATCGCCAAGGAGACCGACAGCGTCTTCACCCTGAAGATCTACCGGCTGCGGCTGGACGACGGGGGCAAATACAACTGCCGGGTGACGGAGCGCGAGAGGGGGGCGTCGGGGGAGCTGCTCGACCGCGAGAGCAAGAGGCCCAAGAACATCCCCATCACCGTGCTACCCCTCC GGACGTCGCTGACGGTAACCGTGACGACCGTCTCCAGCTCGGTGCTGGAAGGCGCCCCGGTGTCGCTGACCTGCGCCGTGGCCTCCCTCTCCGGCCCCCAGAGCCGCTTGTCTGCCTCCTGGTACCTGCAGGACCGGCAGGGCCGCCGGCGGGAGGTGGTCCGGCAGGACCGCGACGGGGTGACGTGGGCGAGCGAGACGTACCGTGAGAGGGCGGCCGCTGGGACGCTGCGCATGGTGAGGACCGCCTCGGACGTGTTCACCCTGGAGCTGGAGGGCAGTCAGCGGCTGGACTCCGGGGAGTATGAGTGCCGCGTGGCCGAGTGGGTGCCGGCCGGGGATGGCGAGTGGCAGATGTTGGGGGAACGATCTGCAGAGTCCAGCGTGGAGGTCACGGCGCTTG agaCGGGTTTTGCCGTCACGGCCATCTCCCGGACCCCCGGGGTCTCCTACTTCGACACGTTCGAGCTGCAGTGCATCCTGAAGCCACACTACCCCCCCTGGGTGGGCGTGTCAGTGACGTGGCGCTTCCTACCGGCGGGGGCGGAGCCCCGCGACCTGGTGACCTTCAGCCGAGCCGGCGGCGTGCAGTGGGGGGAGCGCGCCGGGGGCTTCCGCGGCCGCAGCGTCCCAGAGAAGGCCGATTCCGGACACAACGTGCGTCTGAGCGTCAGCCGTGCAGGCGAGTCCCAGGCCGGCAAGTACCAGTGCGTGGCGGAGCTGCACCGCAGGGAGCCCGACGGCAACTGGACACGCCTGGCCGACAGAGCCTCCAACCTGCTGGAGATACGGGTCCAGCGCCCAG CGCCCCGTCTGCAGGTCGCGAAGGTGAAACGCTCCCTTAGCGTGTTGGAGGGATCCCCCGTGACGCTGGCGTGTTCCGTGCTCTCCCAGACCGGCCCGGACTCCCGCTTCTCCGTGCTGTGGTTCGCTCATCGGCCCCCAGGGGCCGACGGGAAGCTGCTCGTGCGTAGCGCGGCCGGGGCGGAGTATGGAACGTACGCGGAGGAGGAGGAGCTAAAGAACCGTCTCCAGCTGGAGGTGGCCGCGTCGGGGCAATACACGCTCACCCTGCTGGGGGCCCGGCCGGAGGACAGCGGTAACTACTACTGCCACGTTCAGGAGTGGGCGATGGACCCCGACGGGGCCTGGTACCGCCTCTCAGAGGACGCGTCGGGGATGACGGAGCTCCACGTCAGAATGCCGG aTAGTAACCTGCAGCTGGACCAGACCCCGCGGAACCGGAGCGTCCCCGAGGGCCAGAGCTTCACCGTGGCGTGTCAGGTGCTGAACCGCACGCTGCCCGACTCGCGCCTGGCCGTGGAGTGGCTGTCCTGGAGGGCCGGGGCCCCGGAGAGACGCACTCTAGCCAGGCTCACCGCGGATGGCGTCGCCCCTCCCCCGTCAGAGGAAGACGGCGTTGTCCCGGCCCCCGGCCTGCAGCTGTCCCAGCCGGCCCCCGGCTTCTTCACCTTCACCCTGCACGGGGCCACGGAGGACGACAGCGGGGCCTACAGCTGCCTGGTGCAGGAATGGCTGCGGAACGCGGCGGGGCGCTGGTACCGACGGGCCGAGGAACGCTCTGCAGCCACGTATATCAGCGTGCGGCGGCCAG ACCCGGCCCTGAGCCTCGACGTCTCTCCTCTTAACGTCTCCGTGGTGGACGGCGGCCATTTTGAACTGGACTGCGTGGTGTCTTCGCGCTCCCACCCCGACTCCCAGCTGGCCGTGTCGTGGGCCCTGCAGGGGCGGGCGGGCGGCGCGGGGCCCGAGGTGCTGCTGGCGACGGACCGCGGGGGAGTGTGGTCGCCGCTGGCCCCGCGCTGGGAAGGCCGCCTGCAGCAGCTGCAGTTATCCCCCACACTGTACCGACTGAGGGTCCCGCAGGTGGCCCCCGGGGACGCTGGCAACTACACGTGCTCCGTCCAGGAGTGGCTGCCCGGCCCCCGCGGGGAGTGGTACCTTCTCGCGCAAGAAGAAGCCCTCTTGGGCTGGGTCAGCGTGCAGAGCGAGG AGTCCTCGCTGCAGTCGGCCATCTGCTCCAACGACGCTCTCTTCTACCTGGTCTTCTTCTACCCGTTCCCGATCTTCGGCATCCTCATCATCACCATCCTGCTGGTTCGATTCCGCAGCCGGCCCTCGGGCAAGACTGGCGAGGGCAAGAACGGGGTCCCCTTACTCTGGATCAAGGAGCCGCATCTCAACTACTCCCCTACCTGCCTGGAGCCGCCAGTGCTCAGCATCCACCCGGGGACCATCGACTAG